From one Variovorax sp. PBL-H6 genomic stretch:
- a CDS encoding LysR family transcriptional regulator, producing MRLQHLHLLLTLARTGSLRASAQALNVSQPALTKALRQLEDEFGTSLVIRTPKGVRLAPAGELIAARAATVVREIDRAREEVAWHLRHAEARVTIGVSPVAAILLAPGAVERFGARWPQVSLRMRDALYPRALEQVRAGELDMALGPLPTEGVGRDLVVQPLFDSASVLVARRSHPLARARKLAELLDTGWVLTGPPGGPGDPRNIPFDTTSNRTPQVRLECESFATLLALMPRLDVIGIMPKGFFDRYGPGMDLVKLPIADVLPNTTIHVLHRADAPLTLPAQRLLEAFLAEAHALRTTLQA from the coding sequence ATGCGGCTCCAGCATCTTCATCTGCTGCTGACACTTGCCAGGACGGGCAGCCTGCGTGCCTCGGCGCAGGCACTCAACGTGTCCCAGCCGGCGCTGACGAAGGCCTTGCGCCAGCTCGAAGACGAGTTCGGCACGTCACTCGTGATACGCACACCGAAGGGAGTCCGGCTGGCCCCGGCCGGCGAGCTGATCGCGGCACGCGCGGCCACCGTCGTGCGTGAAATCGATCGAGCGCGCGAAGAGGTCGCGTGGCATCTGCGGCATGCCGAGGCGCGGGTGACCATCGGCGTGTCGCCCGTCGCCGCGATCCTGCTGGCGCCGGGCGCGGTGGAGCGCTTCGGCGCGAGATGGCCCCAGGTGAGCCTGCGCATGCGCGATGCGCTCTATCCGCGCGCGCTGGAGCAGGTGCGCGCCGGCGAGCTCGACATGGCACTGGGGCCCTTACCCACCGAGGGGGTCGGCCGCGACCTGGTCGTTCAGCCGCTCTTCGACAGTGCATCGGTGCTCGTCGCACGCCGCAGCCATCCGCTCGCGCGTGCCAGGAAACTTGCCGAGCTGCTCGACACGGGCTGGGTGCTCACGGGGCCGCCCGGCGGGCCTGGCGACCCGCGCAACATCCCGTTCGACACGACGAGCAACCGCACGCCGCAAGTTCGCCTCGAATGCGAGTCCTTTGCCACGCTGCTCGCGCTCATGCCGAGGCTGGACGTGATCGGAATCATGCCCAAGGGCTTCTTCGATCGTTATGGTCCCGGAATGGACCTCGTCAAGTTGCCGATTGCCGACGTGCTGCCCAACACCACGATCCACGTGCTGCACCGCGCCGACGCGCCGCTCACGCTGCCTGCGCAGCGGCTGCTTGAAGCGTTCCTCGCCGAAGCCCACGCGCTGCGGACAACGCTACAGGCTTGA
- a CDS encoding 1-acyl-sn-glycerol-3-phosphate acyltransferase, translating into MITTVTPLIETLTEVNTVDLLESTGLLCLRDTPLRRLFRPAARRFARTAHEFDARVGEHGLAQGSAWLMSRMTAGIITSGLEHVPRKGPVIILANHPGMTDTVALFTSLASRPDLRVIASDRPFLRALPHVARQLIFLPDEERGHMAVVRAAGRHLQEGGALLTFPAGEIEPDPATFGLERAAASLQNWSISYALFARLVPEARFVPALVSHVISPDAQRHPLTRLYRTARNKERIAATLQVMLPRYRDLVARVTFGNASRLGVCGAQALGASIAAQMRQLLFADGPAQHTGGSLDPLMPSRN; encoded by the coding sequence ATGATCACCACCGTGACACCCTTGATCGAGACGCTGACCGAAGTCAACACCGTCGACCTGCTGGAGTCGACTGGCCTGCTGTGTCTGCGTGACACGCCTTTGCGTCGTTTGTTCCGGCCTGCGGCCCGTCGCTTTGCGCGAACTGCGCACGAGTTCGACGCCCGCGTCGGCGAACATGGCCTGGCGCAAGGCAGTGCCTGGCTGATGAGCCGGATGACCGCCGGCATCATCACCTCGGGCCTGGAACACGTTCCGCGGAAAGGGCCTGTGATCATCCTGGCCAACCATCCCGGAATGACGGACACGGTCGCGCTCTTCACCAGTCTTGCGTCGCGTCCCGACCTTCGGGTGATCGCATCGGATCGGCCGTTCCTTCGCGCCCTGCCCCATGTTGCGCGGCAACTGATCTTTCTGCCCGATGAGGAACGCGGGCACATGGCAGTCGTTCGAGCTGCCGGCAGGCATTTGCAGGAAGGCGGTGCCCTGCTGACCTTCCCGGCCGGAGAGATCGAGCCGGACCCCGCCACCTTTGGCCTGGAGCGGGCAGCCGCGTCATTGCAGAACTGGTCGATCAGCTACGCCTTGTTCGCCAGGCTGGTTCCTGAAGCGCGGTTTGTGCCGGCGCTGGTGAGCCACGTCATTTCGCCGGATGCACAGCGGCATCCGCTGACGCGGTTGTACCGGACAGCGCGCAACAAGGAGAGGATCGCTGCAACGCTGCAGGTGATGCTGCCGCGCTACCGCGACCTGGTCGCGAGGGTCACGTTCGGGAACGCGTCGAGGTTGGGCGTGTGCGGGGCGCAGGCGCTTGGCGCATCCATTGCTGCGCAGATGCGTCAGCTTCTCTTTGCGGACGGACCGGCGCAGCACACCGGCGGATCGCTGGATCCGCTCATGCCGAGTCGAAACTGA
- a CDS encoding nuclear transport factor 2 family protein, which yields MKVADAAGHTVGRLYGNAKGDHVVVRIGNALGSLRLVEEPPYAMPMESTNSILWTGPRCGGQAVIPAGGALKARGASSPSASDRRAVPSVNTDAATWLKPHTYQPAGRFVCSESGSSGNTRRPMLKTTDEMLREWVVKDRLHDLEMAYCRGVDRRDAALLHSIFFEDAIEEHGDMYSGRATEFAEWVFRDFLPKYELTAHYVLNEWYRVDGEKAEGETHRLSYHRTRAADGPATEAIAACRTFNRYECREGLWKISHRSVVRDWVTERPVDDSLYHGHFGMALSQPNDQDASYRLLSLFPRGDRL from the coding sequence TTGAAAGTCGCTGATGCTGCCGGACATACTGTCGGGCGTCTCTACGGCAATGCCAAGGGCGACCATGTCGTCGTCCGCATCGGCAATGCCCTCGGATCGCTCCGGCTCGTGGAGGAGCCGCCCTACGCGATGCCGATGGAATCGACGAACTCGATTCTGTGGACCGGCCCGCGCTGCGGCGGCCAGGCGGTCATCCCTGCCGGCGGCGCGCTCAAAGCAAGAGGGGCCTCCTCGCCAAGCGCGAGCGATCGAAGGGCCGTACCTAGCGTAAACACCGATGCTGCGACATGGCTCAAGCCGCACACTTACCAACCGGCGGGTCGGTTTGTTTGTAGCGAATCTGGATCTAGCGGCAACACAAGGAGACCTATGTTGAAGACCACGGACGAGATGTTGCGCGAATGGGTCGTGAAGGATCGATTGCACGACTTGGAGATGGCCTACTGCCGCGGGGTGGACCGGCGCGACGCAGCACTGCTGCATTCCATCTTCTTCGAGGACGCAATCGAGGAACACGGGGATATGTACAGCGGTCGCGCGACAGAGTTCGCCGAATGGGTGTTCCGCGACTTCCTGCCGAAGTACGAACTCACTGCTCACTATGTGCTCAACGAGTGGTACCGCGTCGACGGCGAAAAGGCCGAGGGTGAGACGCACCGCCTTTCCTACCATCGCACACGGGCCGCGGACGGGCCGGCCACAGAGGCCATAGCCGCCTGCCGCACCTTCAATCGGTATGAGTGTCGCGAAGGCTTGTGGAAGATCTCCCACCGCAGCGTGGTCCGCGACTGGGTGACCGAGCGCCCTGTTGACGACTCGCTCTACCACGGGCACTTCGGCATGGCGCTGAGCCAGCCGAACGATCAGGACGCGTCGTATCGGCTTCTTTCTCTTTTTCCGCGCGGCGATCGGCTCTAG
- a CDS encoding NADPH-dependent F420 reductase encodes MKIGIIGTGNMGRILGCGWAVHGHEVFFGARNPQTAIEAADLAQKNGAAGARAGSNREAALFGDVIFYSVRDVEPSHVIGDISALDGKVVIDPNNWPIPEGKFDFAPVAQSLAEKLQAWLPRSRVVKCFNTMAQELFEMPVAELRAQKVSAFIASDFADAREAVVGLARDLGLAPVDMGPLRNARIVEPLGDVIRYLILGAGLGPYTTLKVDVLEPAEAGRFGGRHASAWWARNAATSR; translated from the coding sequence ATGAAGATCGGAATCATCGGCACCGGCAACATGGGGCGCATTCTGGGTTGCGGATGGGCTGTCCACGGGCACGAAGTCTTCTTCGGCGCGCGCAATCCGCAGACTGCCATCGAGGCCGCCGACCTGGCGCAAAAGAATGGCGCTGCGGGCGCGCGGGCAGGCAGCAATCGCGAAGCAGCCCTCTTTGGCGACGTGATTTTCTACAGCGTTCGCGACGTGGAGCCCAGTCACGTGATCGGTGACATTTCCGCATTGGACGGAAAGGTCGTGATCGATCCGAATAACTGGCCAATCCCTGAAGGGAAATTCGACTTCGCACCAGTTGCGCAGTCGCTCGCAGAAAAGCTCCAAGCATGGCTTCCTCGAAGCCGCGTGGTGAAGTGCTTCAACACGATGGCACAGGAGTTGTTCGAAATGCCGGTCGCCGAACTGCGCGCGCAGAAGGTCTCGGCGTTCATCGCCTCTGACTTCGCTGACGCGCGCGAGGCCGTCGTCGGCCTGGCGCGCGATCTGGGCCTCGCGCCGGTGGACATGGGGCCACTGCGAAACGCGCGGATTGTCGAACCACTGGGCGATGTCATCCGCTATCTCATCCTCGGTGCTGGCCTTGGTCCCTACACCACGTTGAAGGTCGATGTGCTGGAACCGGCGGAGGCCGGCCGATTTGGCGGGCGCCACGCTTCCGCTTGGTGGGCCCGAAACGCCGCGACGAGCCGATGA
- a CDS encoding Bug family tripartite tricarboxylate transporter substrate binding protein: MAAATAAAQVYPTKPIHIVVPFSAGGGLDAAARVLGQGLGKRLGQPVVVENKPGGNGLIATQYATSAKPDGYTLYLCVTTPWSMLPALYKRPLGYDANKDYTAISLLAEFQTVIFVNPKTGITSMKGYIERAKANPGKLSYASTGSAQPYTLATELLKSKVNIDVLQVPFPGAAPATQSVVAGDVDSAMFDVGGSAPFIKAGRLTPLAVLGKSRVPSLPEVPTLTEAGVTGVEIPMIWMGVVGPGGLPQAIVRKLNEEINTVLRGEEMTALLAAQSLTPLAASPEQMDAQIKGDIKSWGAVIKQLGLQLD, encoded by the coding sequence TTGGCCGCGGCAACCGCGGCGGCGCAGGTGTACCCAACAAAGCCGATCCACATCGTTGTCCCTTTTAGTGCCGGCGGCGGCCTGGATGCCGCGGCCCGCGTGCTGGGGCAGGGGCTCGGCAAGCGTCTTGGTCAGCCGGTTGTCGTGGAAAACAAGCCCGGTGGCAATGGCCTTATCGCCACGCAATACGCCACCAGTGCCAAACCGGACGGCTACACCCTCTACTTGTGCGTGACCACGCCGTGGTCGATGCTGCCGGCGCTCTACAAGCGACCACTGGGCTATGACGCCAACAAGGACTACACGGCGATCTCCCTGCTGGCCGAATTCCAGACCGTGATCTTCGTAAACCCGAAGACCGGAATCACGTCGATGAAGGGCTACATCGAACGCGCCAAGGCCAACCCGGGCAAGCTTTCGTATGCCTCGACAGGCTCTGCGCAGCCCTACACGCTCGCGACCGAGTTGTTGAAGTCGAAGGTGAACATCGACGTCTTGCAGGTGCCGTTCCCGGGCGCCGCGCCGGCGACGCAATCGGTGGTCGCCGGCGATGTGGATTCGGCCATGTTCGATGTCGGAGGATCGGCGCCGTTTATCAAGGCCGGTCGGCTGACGCCGCTGGCTGTTCTCGGGAAGAGCCGCGTGCCTTCGTTGCCGGAGGTCCCCACGCTCACCGAGGCGGGGGTCACGGGTGTGGAGATTCCGATGATCTGGATGGGCGTGGTCGGCCCCGGCGGTTTACCGCAGGCGATCGTTCGCAAGCTCAACGAAGAGATCAACACCGTCCTGCGCGGCGAAGAAATGACGGCACTGCTCGCAGCGCAATCGCTGACGCCGTTGGCGGCCTCGCCCGAGCAAAT